The following are encoded in a window of Gossypium raimondii isolate GPD5lz chromosome 13, ASM2569854v1, whole genome shotgun sequence genomic DNA:
- the LOC105782846 gene encoding L10-interacting MYB domain-containing protein, whose product MSTSAVEVSGEKVKAMWDKRLTEIFCDICIKEILKGNRPGTHFIKDGWLKIMTNFEKETGKGFSQRQLKNRWDALKKESKAWKKLKGEDTGLGWNPIKRTVDASDDWWESRLQVVPKAQKFRTSGIDPEFEGKLDQMFMEIVATGDKAWAPSSGTLRSDFFEDVTNEIPKENEEENMRNDVHILNDVYISNDVHMSNDVQIDGNGQKRKNPEISSSHFKTGRKKSSKQIGGAAKLSSQIEKLCNATDNMSQATSSLTPGMDPYDIPQAVKVLDSMSEEVPKASPLYFFALKLLLNKDKQIMFLSINPKIRALWFNSEMEDS is encoded by the exons ATGAGTACTTCGGCGGTTGAAGTTAGTGGTGAAAAGGTGAAAGCAATGTGGGATAAGAGATTGACAGaaatattttgtgatatttgtattaaagaGATATTGAAAGGCAATAGGCCTGGTActcattttataaaagatgGATGGTTGAAAATAATGACCAACTTTGAGAAAGAAACGGGAAAAGGTTTTTCACAAAGACAACTTAAAAATAGGTGGGATGCCCTTAAAAAAGAATCGAAAGCTTGGAAGAAACTTAAAGGCGAAGATACTGGTCTAGGGTGGAATCCTATAAAAAGAACTGTTGATGCATCGGATGATTGGTGGGAGAGTAGGCTACAG GTTGTGCCTAAAGCTCAAAAATTTCGAACTTCGGGCATTGATCCCGAATTTGAAGGGAAGTTAGATCAAATGTTCATGGAGATAGTTGCAACAGGAGATAAAGCATGGGCACCTTCTTCTGGTACACTCCGGAGTGATTTTTTTGAGGATGTTACCAACGAAATACCTAAAGAGAATGAAGAAGAGAATATGAGAAATGATGTTCAcattttgaatgatgtttacatttcaaatgatgttcaCATGTCAAATGATGTTCAAATTGATGGGAAcggtcaaaaaagaaaaaacccggAGATATCAAGTTCACATTTTAAAACTGGAAGAAAGAAATCCTCAAAGCAAATTGGAGGGGCTGCAAAATTGTCCagtcaaatagaaaaattatgcaATGCAACTGATAATATGAGTCAAGCCACATCTAGTTTGACTCCTGGTATGGATCCATATGATATTCCGCAAGCAGTCAAAGTGCTTGACAGCATGTCGGAGGAAGTTCCAAAAGCTAGTCCGCTATACTTTTTCGCACTTAAATTATTGCTCAATAAGGACAagcaaattatgtttttatcaattaatcccAAGATTAGAGCTTTGTGGTTTAATTCAGAAATGGAGGATAGTTGA